In one Heteronotia binoei isolate CCM8104 ecotype False Entrance Well chromosome 1, APGP_CSIRO_Hbin_v1, whole genome shotgun sequence genomic region, the following are encoded:
- the LOC132587351 gene encoding solute carrier family 22 member 7-like, protein MKFEELLLEVDGFGKYQMLLYLMLCLPRLVIPMHFLLHNFISASPSHHCIISNVTGISNLSQDEIFLTSLPREPDGTLSSCKMFSRPQYHLLVNSSQDMDNTSSIQSCQQGWVYDHSQYVSTTATEWDLVCEKKGLNQAIATFFFIGVTLGSVLFGYLSDRFGRRRILLLAFAVTLFFGTMAAFSGSYLMFIVMRSLCGVGLTGISIISLILAVEWTDIKHRTFCGTISGISWSVGYIVLALLAYLIRSWQWLLLAVTSPCLLSIVIWWWLPESARWLLTKKEVESAHSYLSRCAKVNGKKDFHSKISMEVLQKTAITDESWNYFYWHLLKTSKLRKITLCSTIVWFGVSFTYYGITLNISGFSLDPYVTQFMFGAIEIPAKVCVYFVLDRIGRRHCQAWTLIVTGFLIALNASIPAVHGHVRSAVAILGKGFSEASFTTVFLYTAELYPTVLRQSGIGCCSFVARIASSLAPMVILLDDTWRYLPPMIFSTVAGLSGMAAFLLTETTNRQLPETIEDVEDDRNKNILRTKTSPESMFTELALGPISPISTDVPLCQQEEANSDCDMKLPPKNKLLANGIDTSGC, encoded by the exons ATGAAATTTGAGGAACTTCTTCTGGAGGTGGATGGATTTGGGAAATATCAGATGCTGCTTTACCTGATGCTTTGTCTGCCCAGGTTGGTCATTCCCATGCACTTCCTACTGCACAATTTCATCTCCGCCTCACCATCTCATCACTGCATTATCTCAAATGTCACTGGCATTTCCAACCTTAGCCAGGATGAAATTTTCCTCACCAGCCTCCCGAGAGAGCCTGATGGGACACTAAGTTCTTGTAAAATGTTCTCTAGACCACAGTATCACTTGTTGGTAAATTCTTCCCAGGATATGGACAACACATCATCCATTCAGAGCTGCCAGCAGGGATGGGTCTACGATCACTCACAGTATGTATCAACCACAGCTACTGAG TGGGACCTAGTGTGTGAGAAGAAAGGCCTAAACCAAGCTATTGCTACCTTCTTCTTTATTGGAGTTACCCTTGGATCTGTACTCTTTGGCTACTTGTCTGATAG atttgGCCGGAGGAGGATTCTTCTGCTTGCTTTTGCTGTCACGCTGTTTTTTGGAACCATGGCTGCATTTTCAGGGTCCTACCTGATGTTCATTGTCATGAGGTCACTCTGTGGGGTGGGGCTCACAGGAATATCTATCATCTCCTTGATCTTAG CTGTAGAGTGGACAGACATCAAGCATCGCACCTTCTGTGGCACCATCAGTGGCATCTCCTGGTCTGTTGGATACatagtcttggcactgctggccTATCTGATCCGAAGCTGGCAGTGGCTCCTGCTAGCTGTtacttctccctgcctcctcagTATTGTCATTTGGTG GTGGCTCCCCGAATCTGCCCGGTGGCTTCTCACGAAGAAGGAGGTGGAGTCAGCACACTCCTACCTTTCTAGATGTGCCAAAGTCAATGGCAAGAAGGACTTCCACTCCAAGATAAGCATGGAA GTCCTGCAGAAGACAGCGATTACAGATGAGTCATGGAACTACTTCTACTGGCACTTGCTGAAGACGTCTAAGCTgaggaagattacactttgttcCACTATTGTATG GTTTGGTGTATCATTCACATACTACGGCATCACCCTAAATATCAGTGGTTTCAGCCTGGATCCGTATGTGACACAGTTTATGTTTGGGGCCATTGAGATCCCTGCCAAAGTGTGCGTCTATTTTGTCTTAGATCGCATTGGGCGCAGGCACTGTCAGGCATGGACTCTGATTGTGACTGGATTCCTTATTGCACTAAACGCATCCATACCTGCAG TGCATGGACATGTCCGATCTGCTGTGGCCATATTGGGGAAGGGTTTCTCTGAAGCTTCTTTCACTACAGTCTTCCTATACACAGCTGAACTTTACCCCACTGTACTCAG GCAAAGTGGCATTGGCTGCTGTTCATTTGTGGCACGGATTGCCAGCTCCTTAGCTCCTATGGTCATATTATTGGATGATACCTGGAGATACCTCCCACCTATGATATTCAGTACAGTGGCAGGGTTGTCTGGAATGGCGGCCTTTCTGCTAACAGAAACAACCAACAGACAATTGCCAGAAACTATTGAAGATGTGGAAGATGACAG AAATAAAAATATCCTGAGGACCAAAACATCCCCAGAAAGTATGTTTACAGAACTTGCTCTTGGGCCTATAAGTCCAATTAGCACAGATGTTCCTCTTTGTCAACAAGAGGAAGCCAACAGTGACTGTGACATGAAGTTGCCTCCTAAGAACAAATTGCTAGCAAATGGAATTGATACTTCTGGGTGTTAG